One Oenanthe melanoleuca isolate GR-GAL-2019-014 chromosome 3, OMel1.0, whole genome shotgun sequence DNA segment encodes these proteins:
- the CENPQ gene encoding LOW QUALITY PROTEIN: centromere protein Q (The sequence of the model RefSeq protein was modified relative to this genomic sequence to represent the inferred CDS: inserted 1 base in 1 codon; deleted 1 base in 1 codon) yields MGLPPLPATGPAVSARPRARAVGGSGVARAPXGARVCFVTSRRAEAGAAAALRRGRQRREDLTNSVGAYLSGVNFDTCLVMKPCHTSSNKMGKPTGGRSAKNPLKPQNQQGPSRKKKGTDEQERKQSKKKQQVRQTVRREVKELKDCSPAGGNGSSKTVKLSSAAIGSWQPLSESSRLFLENIMDSVVLSVLSQQREGKDDVQKHLNVLKERVLRSVKTLKVPPGKLDNLKNISSLQMAEKQMLETNEECLLQLEEEITEAERSAERIEENTQQLQYKIQVLKNQLEKEEKEAKKVFQENGRGALRLPELPKHSLQAPTLQEEILKVKNQKGLLKDLNAIQQSADLKNLLTLVEKTYEKVDLL; encoded by the exons atggggctccCCCCGTTACCTGCCACCGGCCCCGCCGTCAGCGCGCGG CCCCGCGCACGCGCGGTGGGCGGGAGCGGCGTTGCGCGTGCGC CGGGAGCGCGGGTTTGTTTTGTAACGTCCCGGCGGGCTgaggcgggagcggcggcggcgctgagGAGGGGGAGGCAGCGCCGGGAAG ACCTCACTAACTCGGTCGGGGCTTATTTGTCTGGTGTAAATTTCGACACTTGCCTG GTAATGAAACCTTGCCACACATCTTCCAATAAAATGGGGAAACCAACTGGTGGAAGATCAGCAAAAAATCCTTTGAAGCCACAAAATCAACAAGGGccttctaggaaaaaaaagggaacagatgaacaagaaagaaagcaaagtaaaaaaaagcaG CAGGTCCGTCAGACAGTCAGAAGGGAAGTTAAGGAACTGAAGGACTGTTCTCCTGCAG GAGGAAATGGTTCTTCAAAAACAGTGAAGTTGTCCAGTGCTGCAATAGGATCTTGGCAGCCTCTCTCAGAGAGCAGTAGGCTGTTCCTGGAAAATATAATGGATTCAGTAGTACT atCTGTTTTGTCCCaacagagggagggaaaagatGATGTTCAGAAGCACCTCAATGTACTGAAAGAAAG GGTGCTGAGAAGTGTCAAGACTTTAAAGGTGCCTCCAGGGAAGCTGGACAACCTGAAGAATATCTCAAGCCTTCAAATGGCAGAGAAACAAATGCTTGAGACAAATGAGGAGTGTTTGCTACAACTGGAG GAGGAAATAACTGAAGCGGAGAGATCAGCAGAGCGCATTGAGGAAAATACTCAGCAGCTGCAGTACAAAATCCAGGTGCTCAAGAACCAGttagagaaagaagaaaaagaggccAAGAAg GTATTCCAGGAAAATGGCAGGGGAGCACTCCGCCTCCCAGAACTCCCCAAGCACAGTTTGCAGGCACCCACTTTGCAG GAGGAAATTTTGAAGGTAAAGAATCAGAAGGGCCTTTTAAAGGATTTGAATGCTATTCAGCAATCTGCTGACTTGAAGAACTTGTTAACCCTTGTTGAAAAGACCTATGAGAAGGTGGATTTGCTTTGA